The Achromobacter pestifer genome includes a region encoding these proteins:
- a CDS encoding 3-oxoacyl-ACP reductase, which translates to MKKDPSKVALVTGAGRGIGLEVVRQLLAKGYRVMAVSREGVDDQKLGGPSARLRTERADVTDYAAMQALLDSVRATWGPVSVLMNNAGISPKQANGNSSGILDISPEEWESVLQVNLTSILRLCQMVLPAMRDQEWGRIVNVSSLAGRAKSLVAGGSYMASKAGVLGLTRAIAAEMGPHGITANAITPGRILTEMAQQAAPSVNENYAAQIPARRLGTPEEVAAAMVFLAAEEAGFINGAILDINGGFYMP; encoded by the coding sequence ATGAAAAAAGATCCGAGCAAAGTGGCGCTGGTGACAGGCGCGGGACGCGGCATCGGCCTGGAGGTCGTGCGTCAACTGCTAGCCAAGGGCTACCGCGTCATGGCGGTCAGCCGCGAAGGCGTCGACGACCAAAAATTGGGAGGCCCCTCTGCCCGGCTGCGCACCGAGCGCGCCGATGTCACGGACTACGCCGCCATGCAGGCGCTGCTTGATAGCGTGCGCGCGACCTGGGGGCCGGTGTCGGTGCTGATGAACAACGCCGGCATTTCGCCCAAGCAGGCCAATGGCAATTCCTCGGGCATCCTGGACATCAGTCCCGAGGAATGGGAATCCGTGTTGCAGGTCAATCTCACGTCCATCCTGCGGCTGTGCCAGATGGTGCTGCCCGCCATGCGAGATCAGGAGTGGGGGCGCATCGTCAACGTATCTTCGCTGGCTGGCCGGGCCAAATCGCTGGTGGCGGGCGGCAGCTACATGGCGTCCAAGGCGGGCGTGCTGGGTTTGACCCGCGCGATCGCCGCGGAGATGGGGCCTCACGGTATCACCGCCAATGCGATCACGCCGGGCCGCATTCTGACCGAGATGGCGCAGCAGGCCGCGCCCTCGGTGAACGAAAACTACGCGGCGCAGATCCCAGCGCGCCGCCTGGGCACTCCCGAGGAGGTGGCCGCGGCCATGGTTTTCCTGGCCGCGGAAGAGGCCGGATTCATCAACGGCGCCATCCTCGACATCAATGGCGGCTTCTACATGCCGTGA
- a CDS encoding indolepyruvate ferredoxin oxidoreductase family protein, whose amino-acid sequence MNAPVSPALRAALESVQLDDKYTLESGRAWMSGIHALVRLPMMQRVRDARAGLNTAGFVSGYRGSPLGGVDQNMWKAAKYLKAHHVEFQPGINEDLAATAVWGSQQVNLFPGARYDGVFGMWYGKGPGVDRCGDVFKHANAAGTSRHGGVLVVAGDDHPAKSSTLPHQSDHILKACMIPALFPSSVQEVLDYGLHGWAMSRYAGVWVGMKCITDIVEVSASVDVDPHRVQILLPQDFQLPGDGLNIRLPDSPLQQEARLLDYKLYAALAYARANQLNRELWLVPQRDARFGIMTSGKAYLDTRQALSDLGLSEAVCQRIGLRLFKVGMVWPLESTGMQRFAEGLDEILVVEEKRQVLEYQLKEELFSWIGSGKKIPRVVGKFDDKDGGEWSVPQGNWLLPAHYEFSPAMVARAIAARLLRFDLPEDVRAGIEARLAFISGREQVLARPRVVEERKPWFCSGCPHNTSTRLPEGSRGMAGIGCHYMVRWMDRSTDVYTQMGGEGVPWVGQAPFTEEKHVFANLGDGTYFHSGLLAIRAAVAAKVPITYKILFNDAVAMTGGQPVDGPLSVPMISRQMEAEGIKKIIVVTDDPDKYKRIEGLAPGVPVRHRDELDAVMRELREHPAVSVLIYDQTCATEKRRRRKRNAYPDPARRVLINERVCEGCGDCSQKSHCLSVEPLDTEFGRKRTINQSSCNKDFSCLKGFCPSFVTVEGGKLKKPGALAQDGAIDDGVPHPAARELHQPYGVFIAGVGGTGVVTIGQLLGMAAHLEGKGCSVLDMAGLAQKGGAVYSHVVLAQTPDRLLNTRVAMGEADLLLAGDLVVATSAESMARMNPDRTRVLLNSDTAPTAAFVSNPDWTLPGANLTADLATACGKEHLATVDAAALAVGLLGDAIYSNPLMMGYAYQKGWIPLSQDALLRAIELNGQQVPNNLAAFAWGRRAAHDLADVKRLIANGGASLQPEGIIELKRPRAASPVVELKKPAGELERLVSVRKAFLTDYQDEAYARQYTELVDKVARAEREATGTNRLALAVARYYFKLMAYKDEYEVARLYSDGEFLKRVQAQFEGDWKLNFHLAPPLFARKDKEGHLIKRSYGPGMLRAFGLLARMRRLRGTKLDLFGYTAERRAERELIREYRETLSAILSKLNRGNLERAVALASLPEEIRGYGHVKEAAMERAALRREDLLKEFSATVVSIGGVRVA is encoded by the coding sequence ATGAACGCTCCTGTTTCGCCTGCCTTGCGTGCCGCGCTTGAATCCGTCCAACTGGACGACAAGTACACCCTGGAATCCGGGCGCGCCTGGATGAGCGGCATCCACGCCCTGGTCCGCCTGCCCATGATGCAGCGCGTGCGCGATGCGCGCGCCGGCCTGAACACGGCGGGCTTCGTGTCCGGTTATCGCGGCTCTCCGTTGGGCGGCGTGGACCAGAACATGTGGAAGGCGGCCAAGTACCTGAAGGCCCATCACGTCGAGTTCCAGCCCGGCATCAACGAAGACCTGGCCGCGACCGCGGTGTGGGGCTCGCAGCAGGTCAACCTGTTTCCGGGCGCCAGGTATGACGGCGTGTTCGGCATGTGGTACGGCAAGGGGCCGGGCGTGGACCGCTGCGGCGACGTCTTCAAGCACGCCAACGCCGCCGGCACCTCGCGCCACGGCGGCGTACTGGTGGTGGCGGGAGACGACCACCCCGCCAAGTCCTCGACCTTGCCGCACCAGAGCGATCACATCCTCAAGGCCTGCATGATTCCCGCGCTGTTTCCGTCCAGCGTGCAGGAAGTGCTGGACTACGGGCTGCACGGCTGGGCGATGAGCCGCTACGCGGGCGTTTGGGTGGGCATGAAGTGCATCACCGACATCGTCGAAGTCTCGGCGTCGGTGGACGTGGACCCGCACCGCGTGCAGATCCTGCTGCCGCAGGATTTCCAGCTGCCGGGCGACGGTCTGAACATCCGGCTGCCCGACTCGCCGCTGCAACAGGAAGCGCGCCTGCTGGACTACAAGCTCTATGCCGCGCTGGCCTATGCCCGCGCCAACCAGCTCAACCGGGAACTCTGGCTGGTGCCGCAGCGCGACGCGCGCTTCGGCATCATGACGTCCGGCAAGGCCTACCTGGACACGCGCCAGGCATTGTCCGACCTGGGCCTGTCCGAAGCCGTGTGCCAGCGCATCGGCCTGCGCCTGTTCAAGGTGGGCATGGTCTGGCCGCTGGAGTCCACCGGCATGCAGCGCTTCGCCGAAGGCCTGGACGAGATCCTGGTGGTCGAGGAAAAGCGCCAGGTGCTGGAGTACCAGCTGAAGGAGGAGCTGTTCAGCTGGATCGGCAGCGGCAAGAAGATTCCGCGGGTGGTCGGCAAGTTCGACGACAAGGACGGCGGCGAATGGTCTGTGCCGCAAGGCAACTGGTTGCTGCCGGCGCACTACGAGTTCTCGCCCGCCATGGTCGCGCGCGCGATCGCCGCGCGCCTGCTGCGCTTCGACTTGCCCGAGGATGTGCGCGCCGGCATCGAGGCGCGCCTGGCCTTCATCAGCGGCCGCGAACAGGTGTTGGCGCGTCCGCGCGTGGTCGAAGAGCGCAAGCCCTGGTTCTGTTCGGGCTGTCCGCACAACACCTCGACCCGCCTGCCGGAAGGCTCGCGCGGGATGGCCGGCATAGGCTGCCACTACATGGTCCGGTGGATGGACCGCAGCACCGACGTCTACACGCAGATGGGCGGCGAGGGCGTGCCCTGGGTGGGGCAGGCGCCGTTCACCGAGGAAAAGCACGTGTTTGCCAACCTGGGCGACGGCACCTACTTCCATTCGGGCCTCTTGGCGATACGCGCGGCGGTGGCGGCCAAAGTGCCGATCACCTACAAGATCCTGTTCAATGACGCCGTGGCGATGACCGGCGGACAGCCGGTGGACGGCCCCTTGAGCGTGCCGATGATCAGCCGCCAGATGGAGGCCGAGGGCATCAAGAAGATCATCGTGGTCACGGACGATCCCGACAAGTACAAGCGTATCGAAGGGCTGGCGCCGGGCGTGCCGGTCAGGCACCGCGACGAGCTGGACGCGGTGATGCGCGAATTGCGCGAGCATCCCGCGGTATCGGTGCTGATCTATGACCAGACCTGCGCCACCGAGAAGCGGCGCCGCCGCAAGCGCAATGCCTACCCGGACCCGGCCCGCCGCGTGCTCATCAACGAACGCGTGTGCGAGGGCTGCGGCGACTGTTCCCAGAAGTCGCATTGCCTGTCGGTGGAGCCCCTGGACACCGAGTTCGGCCGCAAGCGCACGATCAACCAGTCCAGCTGCAACAAGGATTTCTCCTGTCTGAAGGGCTTTTGCCCCAGCTTCGTGACGGTGGAAGGCGGCAAGCTCAAGAAGCCGGGCGCCCTGGCGCAGGACGGCGCCATCGACGACGGTGTGCCGCATCCGGCCGCGCGCGAACTGCATCAGCCCTACGGCGTTTTCATCGCAGGCGTAGGCGGCACGGGCGTGGTCACCATCGGCCAGCTGCTGGGCATGGCCGCGCACCTGGAAGGCAAGGGCTGTTCGGTGCTGGACATGGCGGGCCTGGCGCAGAAGGGCGGCGCGGTGTATTCGCACGTGGTGCTGGCGCAGACGCCGGACCGCCTGCTGAACACGCGGGTCGCCATGGGCGAGGCCGACCTGCTGCTGGCCGGCGACCTGGTCGTGGCTACCAGCGCGGAGTCCATGGCGCGGATGAATCCGGATCGCACGCGCGTCCTGCTCAACAGCGACACCGCGCCGACCGCCGCCTTCGTCAGCAATCCGGACTGGACGCTGCCGGGCGCCAATCTGACTGCCGATTTGGCGACCGCCTGCGGCAAGGAACATCTGGCCACTGTCGACGCTGCGGCGCTGGCCGTGGGCCTGTTGGGCGACGCGATCTATTCCAATCCGCTGATGATGGGCTACGCCTACCAGAAGGGATGGATCCCGCTGTCGCAGGACGCGCTCCTGCGCGCCATCGAGCTGAACGGCCAGCAGGTTCCCAACAACCTTGCCGCTTTCGCCTGGGGCCGCCGCGCCGCGCACGACCTGGCGGACGTGAAACGCTTGATCGCCAACGGCGGTGCGTCATTGCAGCCGGAGGGCATCATCGAACTCAAGCGCCCGCGCGCGGCCAGCCCTGTCGTGGAATTGAAGAAGCCTGCCGGCGAACTGGAGCGGCTGGTGTCGGTGCGCAAGGCCTTCCTGACCGACTATCAGGACGAGGCCTACGCCCGGCAATACACGGAGCTGGTGGACAAGGTGGCGCGCGCCGAGCGCGAGGCCACGGGCACCAACCGGCTGGCGCTGGCGGTGGCGCGCTACTACTTCAAGCTGATGGCTTACAAGGACGAGTACGAGGTGGCGCGGTTGTATTCAGACGGCGAGTTCCTCAAGCGCGTGCAGGCGCAGTTTGAAGGCGACTGGAAGCTGAATTTCCACCTGGCGCCGCCGTTGTTTGCGCGGAAGGATAAGGAAGGCCATCTGATCAAGCGCAGCTATGGGCCGGGGATGTTGCGTGCTTTCGGTTTGTTGGCGCGGATGCGTAGATTGCGCGGGACGAAGCTGGACCTGTTCGGCTATACCGCCGAGCGCCGCGCCGAACGCGAGCTGATCCGCGAGTACCGGGAAACGCTGAGCGCGATCCTGTCGAAATTGAATCGGGGGAATCTGGAGCGGGCGGTGGCATTGGCGAGTTTGCCCGAGGAGATACGTGGGTATGGGCATGTGAAGGAGGCGGCGATGGAGAGGGCTGCTTTGCGGAGAGAGGATCTGTTGAAGGAATTCAGTGCGACTGTGGTTTCTATTGGTGGTGTTCGGGTGGCTTGA
- the mutY gene encoding A/G-specific adenine glycosylase, whose protein sequence is MDFAPRIVDWQRRHGRHDLPWQNTRDPYRIWLSEIMLQQTQVATVIPYYERFLQRFPDVAALAAAAQEDVMPYWAGLGYYARARNLHRCAQEIARDWGGRFPPTAEAIATLPGIGRSTAAAIAAFAYGERSPILDGNVKRVFTRQFGIAGDPTKREVEQKLWALADAQVEAAPGLDMAAYTQGLMDLGATLCTRGKPACESCPVADSCVAKREGRQAELPTPKARKAIPERETCMLVLRHEGAFLLQQRPEPGIWGGLWSLPEFDVSQDPDSASRALGLEPEQRFELAAFAHTFTHYRLHIRPWLVPVRMAGLRQSARPERWVPAAELASVALPAPVKKLLQGLVDAGMQDSLFRI, encoded by the coding sequence ATGGACTTCGCCCCTCGTATCGTCGACTGGCAGCGCCGCCACGGCCGCCACGATCTCCCCTGGCAAAACACCCGGGATCCTTACCGCATCTGGCTCTCCGAGATCATGCTGCAGCAGACGCAGGTGGCGACGGTCATCCCCTATTACGAACGCTTCCTGCAGCGCTTCCCGGACGTGGCCGCGCTGGCCGCGGCCGCGCAGGAGGACGTGATGCCCTACTGGGCCGGACTGGGCTATTACGCCCGCGCGCGCAATCTGCATCGCTGCGCGCAGGAGATCGCGCGCGACTGGGGCGGACGCTTCCCGCCCACGGCCGAAGCCATCGCCACGCTGCCCGGCATCGGCCGGTCCACCGCGGCCGCCATCGCCGCGTTCGCCTACGGCGAGCGCTCGCCCATCCTGGACGGCAACGTCAAGCGCGTATTCACGCGGCAGTTCGGCATCGCCGGGGATCCCACCAAGCGCGAAGTCGAACAAAAACTGTGGGCGTTGGCGGATGCGCAGGTCGAAGCCGCGCCCGGCCTGGACATGGCCGCCTACACGCAGGGACTGATGGACCTGGGCGCCACGCTATGCACGCGCGGCAAGCCCGCCTGCGAATCCTGCCCCGTGGCGGACAGCTGCGTGGCCAAGCGCGAAGGCCGCCAGGCCGAACTGCCCACGCCCAAGGCGCGCAAGGCAATCCCCGAACGCGAGACCTGTATGTTGGTCCTGCGGCACGAAGGCGCCTTCCTGCTGCAGCAGCGGCCCGAACCCGGCATCTGGGGCGGCCTGTGGAGCCTGCCCGAGTTCGACGTGTCGCAAGATCCGGACAGCGCCTCGCGCGCGCTGGGCCTGGAGCCCGAGCAGCGCTTCGAGCTGGCCGCCTTCGCCCACACCTTCACGCACTACCGCCTGCACATCCGGCCCTGGCTGGTGCCGGTGCGCATGGCTGGCCTGCGCCAGTCCGCAAGACCCGAGCGCTGGGTGCCGGCGGCTGAACTGGCGTCGGTGGCGCTGCCGGCGCCGGTGAAGAAACTGCTGCAGGGGTTGGTCGACGCGGGGATGCAGGACAGCTTGTTCAGGATTTGA
- a CDS encoding tripartite tricarboxylate transporter substrate binding protein: protein MKGATLLAAVAAAAALCAAAPAQAWPDKEVTLTVNYGAGGNTDVASRELARAMEADLGRSVVVFNRPGALGTIGPAYVAKQPADGYNVGVVTLSSIAIMPHLMTIPYAARDFDFIAAYGRYRYGVVVRADSPYKSVADLVAAAKQSPGIFFGAPSAPNNLAMFDLGRVTGAKFEQVSYKSGSETVSALLGKQVDVIVQNPSDVTSYIQSGRLRLLASASPIRWPEFPDVPTLKEAGYDVEIDSWLGLAVPKGTPESVRTRLEQSAKTAVASDRLQQTYKQLGVDPVWLSGQDYAKMVGTTYEQMGRAIKAANLPRMTN from the coding sequence ATGAAAGGAGCAACATTGCTGGCGGCGGTTGCCGCCGCCGCCGCGCTGTGCGCGGCGGCACCGGCCCAGGCATGGCCGGACAAGGAAGTCACGCTGACCGTCAACTACGGGGCTGGCGGCAACACCGACGTCGCCAGCCGCGAGCTGGCGCGCGCGATGGAAGCGGACCTGGGCCGCTCTGTGGTGGTCTTCAACCGTCCTGGGGCGCTGGGCACCATCGGTCCGGCCTACGTGGCCAAGCAGCCGGCCGACGGCTATAACGTGGGCGTGGTGACGCTGTCGTCCATCGCCATCATGCCGCACCTGATGACGATTCCCTACGCTGCCCGCGATTTCGACTTCATCGCGGCTTACGGCCGCTACCGTTACGGCGTGGTGGTGCGGGCGGATTCTCCGTACAAGAGTGTTGCGGATCTGGTCGCGGCGGCCAAGCAAAGCCCGGGCATATTCTTCGGTGCGCCGTCCGCGCCCAATAATCTGGCCATGTTCGACCTGGGGCGGGTCACAGGCGCCAAGTTCGAGCAGGTGTCGTACAAGTCCGGCAGCGAGACGGTCTCGGCCCTATTGGGCAAACAGGTCGACGTCATCGTCCAGAACCCGTCGGACGTGACCAGCTACATCCAGTCAGGCCGCCTGCGCCTGCTGGCGTCCGCGAGCCCGATCCGCTGGCCCGAATTTCCCGACGTGCCCACCTTGAAAGAGGCCGGTTATGACGTCGAGATCGATTCCTGGCTGGGCCTCGCGGTGCCCAAGGGCACGCCAGAGTCTGTGCGGACGCGGCTGGAGCAGTCGGCGAAAACGGCGGTCGCCTCCGACCGCCTGCAGCAGACCTACAAGCAGCTGGGCGTGGATCCAGTTTGGCTGTCCGGGCAGGACTACGCCAAGATGGTCGGCACTACCTACGAGCAGATGGGGCGAGCCATCAAGGCGGCGAACCTGCCGCGCATGACCAACTGA